Below is a genomic region from Telmatobacter sp. DSM 110680.
CATTAATCGTGATGATTTCTGTAGATGGACCGCCTAGAATTCCGGCTTTTGTCGCGGAGTGTGAATCTCCGTGCAGGAGTAGAGGCGGCGGTGTTGCTGTAGGTGGAGTTGCCTATTCAGATGAGGCTCACGACTACATCACCGATAACCCAAACATTGCAATTGTGCTCTTCACGCCGCATCACGCAATTGGAGTTGGCACCCCGGTTCAGTGGTTTATTCACTCAACATCAAGCGACAAGCCACCAAAGATACTGAGTTTGAAGTTAATGCCAGAGGACAAGGCAAAACATATTCCTCCGTTTAAGTAAAGGTACTCAAGATGAAACACGAATACCATGAAGGCCCTAAGGCGGGCGAGAACTTTAAGAGACTAGCAACGCTGGTCCTTCAAAAGCCAAAGACAACTGCGGCTCCGAAGAAGGCCGCGAAGAAGAAACCTGCGGGCAAGCGACCGGGCTAGAAGGGTTGTTCCTCTTGCCCCGTCCCTGCCTCCGGGTGGTGTATTGAGTCTGTGCCTTTGCCTGTGAGTTGAGCATAGGTCAAACGCTTGCCAGCAACCTGCATCATCACGAGGGCGAAGCGGTCAGCGTCGGTTAGTTTGTTATCCTTCGTCGCCCGATTGTTGAAACGAAACACTTGCTCGTCAATGTAGTGATCGAGATGAAAAGGTTCCACCGCCACATACGTGCCGCGCAGAGTCCTCTTGAGAAGGCTCCAGAAGTTCTCTATGCCGTTCGTGTGAACTTTGCCGTTCACGTATTCGTGCGAGTGATTCACGACCTTGTGAATGAATTGCTTGCTCAGTCCGTCATACTGCATCGCCTCATCGGTGTAGACCTTGGCGAATGGCGTGACGTTGTTGAGAATCGCATTTTGCAAAGTCTCGCGCTTGATGTTCGGAAGTACCTTTGCGCGAACCTGCCGCAACTCGCGGTCCAGCATCCCATGAACGGCAGTCTTCCCGACGTATCCACCCTTGAGGCCATCACGCGCCTGCACCTTCGCCTTGCGGCTCTTGTGCATCTTGGCTGCGACAGGTCCGATGTAAACCTCGTCCGCTTCCACGGGACCGCCGAAACCAAACTTGCCCTTATGTTCCTGCTTCATCGCCTCACGAATCCGATGGAGCATGAACCATGCCGACTGCTGACGGATGCCGAGATTCTTGGCGAGTTCATAGCTGCTGATTCCGTTCTTGCAGTTAGCCAGCATCCAGATCGCGCACATCCATTTATCGAGTCCGAGAGGGCTATCCTCCATCACCGTCCCAACCTTCACCGTGAACTGCTTTTTGCAGACGTAGCAGAACCAAATGCGGCGGGTCTTGATGAAAGAGAACTTCGCCTGATCGCAGCGAGGGCAAGTGACATTGCCACCCGGCCAGCGAAACTCAACCGCTGCTTCAAAGGCACGTTGCGGGTCCGAAAAGTAGGCGATTGCAGCGGTAAGTGTCTCGGGAACGTCCATGTACAAAATAGTACGCTAAACGCACATGTGTGTCAAGAGTGTTATTGCCTCCGCAAGTCATTGAAAATAAGGGGCTTCTTTGCAGAGTATGGGGAGGGGTACCCCTATCGCAACCATTTGGCTGCATATCGTTCAATGTGTGCGCTCCCCATTCAGTGCGGCTCCGGATCCTGTAAATAAGAAACGCGGGCCCAGAGGCCCGCGTTCCAAGAAGACGGAGGCGCACTATCGTGCAAACTTCACAAACTTCCGCCCCGCATACAGCCTGAAACCACCGCCTGGATCGGCCATGATCTGGAGCGGCATTGGCCGCTTCAGAGCCTCGTCCGTGGAGGTTCCGACTGAGAAAACATCATGTGCGCCAACATCCGTGATCACGAACTTGTCGGAGACAAATCCGACCCCATAGACTCCGGCCGGCAGCCTCTGGCTCTCAAACTTGATGGGTACTTCGGTGATGAAGTACGCCTGATACTTCGCTGCCACATCGCTCGAGTAACCGCTGGTGTCGACCATGGTCGAAAGCAGGTAGTAGCCGTCAGAGAACTTGATCCCGGTTGAATTCCGGAGCTGCGTTGGAGCGGATTGGGCCTTGTAGTAAACGCTGGCCGGAAGCAGCTTCTGAGTATCGGCCGGCTTCAAAACCGTATCGCCGCCCTGGGCAATCGACTGCACCGGCACAGCCATCACGGCCAAAGTCAGCGCGAAAACTGGGGCGAACTTCATCATTGACTGGAAGCGCATGAGAGGAAACCTCTTTCGATTTGGAATCGAGCCGAGTATACAGCATCAATGTTTAGCCGCGTATCGATCGCATGATTGACCGCGCTAAAGCCTGTTGTCCGCTCAGCCGACCGATTGCCCTGGCGGCGCATCAGAGCACGCAGGTATATATAATCGCTCTGTGTCGATCTCAACTGACATCACGTCGGATGCCGCACCAGCAGTTGCAAAGCTGCACACGCTTGAAGATCGCCTGCGTGCGCTCGGCAGCCTCATGGTGGCCTACTCCGGCGGAGTAGATTCGGCCTTCCTGGCCGCAACTGCTCATCGAGTTCTGGGTGATCGGATGCTTGCGGTCCTGGCAGATTCGCCAAGTTTGGCCCGCCGCGATATGGAGCAGGCTGCGGCATTTGCCGCATCTCGGGGCATTCCACTGCGCGTAATTCAAACGGAAGAACTCGACAAGCCGGAATATCAACGTAACGACGCCAATCGCTGCTTCCACTGCAAAACAGAACTATTCGAAGGCATGAAGAAACTGGGCGCAGAGTTGGGATTTGCGCAAACCGCTTACGGTATGAACGCCGACGACCGCCGCGACTATCGACCCGGTCAGCGCGCCGCCGAAGAGCACGAGGTACTTGCGCCGCTCGCCGAAGTCGGCCTCACCAAACAGGAGATCAGAACGCTGGCAAAAGAAGCAGGCTATACGCTTTGGGACCGGCCTGCCGCGCCGTGCCTCTCCTCGCGTGTGGAATACGGCCGTGCGGTGACCCGCGAAGTACTGGAACAGGTGGAGCGCGGCGAAGAGAGCCTGCGCCAACTGGGCTTTCGTGAGTTTCGCGTCCGACATCACGGCGAAATGGCCCGCGTCGAGATTTCGCGAACAGAAATGCCGCGTGCTTTCTCGATGGAGATGATGGACCGAATTTCGGCCGAGCTTCGCAATGCCGGCTTTAAATATGTGACACTCGACACTACGGGTTTTCGTTCAGGGTCTTTGAACGCGGTGCTGCCGGCTGAAGTGCTGATGCGGCGCGGCGCATAGGTACAATTCCATTTCCATGCGAATCGGATATTTGGAGTGCTTTTCGGGCATTAGTGGCGACATGCTGCTCGGCGCGCTTGTCGATGCTGGCGTCCCGTTTGAGCTGTTGCAGGATACGACTGCGTCTTTGAACGTGGGCGCGCGCCTTGAAATGCAAAAGGTGAGCCGCGGCGGTCTCGCAGGGGCCAAGATCGATGTGATCGTCGAAAACGAGAATGCAGCAGCGCACGACCACGATCATCACGAGCATTCCCATTCACCTTCGCATGATCATGGCCCAGCGCAGGGCCACTCTCACGAACATATGCATGCCGATGGCACGGTCCACGCTCACGATCATGTTCACGAGCATGCGCATCAACCGCACCGTTCTCTTTCCGCGATTCTCGCGATCATTAATCACGCACCGATCTCGGATGCGGTCAAGACACGGGCAAGGCGTGCGTTTCAACTCTTAGGAGAGGCAGAAGCGAAGATTCACTCCATGCCAATCGAGAGCGTGCATTTTCACGAAGTCGGCGCAGTCGACACTATTATCGACATCGTCTGCTCCGCGGTTGGCTGCGCGCATCTCGGCGTCGATCGCTGGTTGGCTTCGCCCTTGAACGTCGGCAGCGGCACGGTCGAGTGCGCCCATGGAACACTGCCGGTTCCCGCACCGGCAACCCTCGCTCTTCTTGGCAATGCCCCGATCTATGCTTCCGGACTGCCGATGGAGCGCGTGACCCCGACGGGCGCCGCCATACTGCGCATGCTCGACGTCGAATATGCTCCGCTGCCCGCGATGCGCATAGCCGCTTCAGGATACGGCGCAGGTGGACGCGATACACCGGGTCAGGCCAATCTGCTGCGACTGCTGATCGGCGAAGAAGCTGATCAGCACACAGCAACCGAACCTATCGCCATCATGGAAACAGTGATCGACGATTCAAGCCCACAGTTGATCGCCTATGTGAGCGAGGTTCTGCTCGAAGCTGGCGCGTGGGACGTCTACCGAATCCCTGTGCAGATGAAAAAAGGCCGCACGGGCATGCAGATGACCGTCCTCTGTCACCCCGATAAAGTTTCGGCACTGCGCGATTTGTTGTTTCGAGAGACCACGACCATTGGGTTGCATTGGCGCATTGAGAACAAGATCTCCCTATCGCGTGAATTCAAAGTGGTACAGACCGAATGGGGACCGGTGCGCATGAAGATTGCGCGCTGGCCGTCCGGCGAGATTGCCAACGTCGCCCCGGAATATGAAGATTGCAAACGCATCGCAGCCGCTCATTCCGTTCCGTTGAAGCAAGTTACCGAGCAGGCAAAGCGGATGTTTGCCGCCGTACACGAGGAGGAGCGCTGATGGACCGCTCACAGATCGAAGCGCTGCTCAAAGACGTACAGGCAAACCAGACATCGGTACCCGATGCACTGGAGCGCCTCAAGGACTTGCCTTTTGAAGACCTCGGCTTCGCCAAGCTGGATCATCATCGAGCTCTCCGCACCGGCATGCCGGAGGTGATTTTTGCTGCTGGAAAGACCCCTGATCAGGTGGCACGTATCTTTTCTCATATGGCCAAGGCGGGTGGAAATGTGTTGGCCACGCGTGCTTCGCGCGAGTGCTTCGACGGCGTAAGTAAGGTAGAACCTCGGGCGACCTACCACGAAATGGCCCGCGCCATCACCCTCGAACAAAGCACGGCACCGAGAGGCAAGGGAAATATCTGCGTGGTGTGTGCTGGCACCAGCGACCTCCCAGTTGCAGAAGAAGCAGCGATCACCACCCGCCTCATGGGAAACCCCACGGAACTCGTCGCCGACGTAGGCGTGGCCGGCATTCACCGCCTGCTGGCACAGAAACAGGCCCTGCAATCCGCACGCGTGCTGATCGTTTGTGCCGGCATGGAAGGCGCTTTGCCGACCGTGGTAGCGGGTCTCGTGAATGCACCGGTGTTGGCAGTTCCAACCAGTATTGGCTATGGTGCGTCGTTCGGCGGCGTCGCAGCGCTGCTGGGCATGCTGAATACGTGCTCGCCCAATGTGTCCGTCGTGAACATCGACAACGGATTCGGCGCGGCCTGCATCGCCTCACTCATCAATCATATGGAGTAAGTCCCGCCCAATGCGCTTTCGACCCTTACTTCGATCCTCGCCTTTCCGTACAACCTCATCAAACGCGCGGTCCTCGAATCTCCTCGAAGTGATGACTGTCACTGTCCAACAAAACCTCACTCACGAATGATCCTTGTGTAGTCTCTCGGCCATCCGGCGCGATCGCCAGACCAGCGCGGACGCCCGTCGGCGCACAGGACAAACCTCGTGGCTCATTCCAGATTGCCGCACTTGCGCAGGATCTCGCAGATATTCTTTCTGCTCCTGTTTATTGCGCTTCTGATTTTCACATCGATGCGGCCTGCATCCGCGACTACGGGCGATATCCATATGCGCGCGCCGGTGCGCATGTTCTTCGTACTCGATCCGCTCGTCGCCATTGCCAATGCTCTGGCGACACGCGCGTTGTATCGTGGTCTGCTCTGGAGCCTGGCGATTTTGCTGCCAACGCTTTTTCTCGGCCGATTCTTCTGCGGCTGGATCTGCCCCATGGGAACGCTGCAGCATTTCGTCGGCAACATGCGCTCCGAGGCAAAGCGCGGAAAGCAACGTATTGAATCCAATCGCTACAAGCGTTGGCAGACGATTAAATATGTAGTACTCATCGGTGGCCTTGTAGCGGCGTCGTTTGGTTCTATGATCATCGGAACCCTCGACCCGTTCAGCCTGCTGGTTCGCTCCATAGGTCTCGCCGTCCTCCCCGCTTTCAACTTCGCAACCCGAGCCGTGCTGGTGCCGATGGAGCACAGTCATGTTCTGGCGGTTAGAACAATCGGCGAATCGCTGCACACGATTTTGCAGGCAACAGTGCTCGATTTTCGCCAGGCACATTTCGCGCAGAGTCTAGTGTTGGGCATCCTCTTCCTTATTATTCTGTGGGCCAGCATGCGGATTACGCGATTCTGGTGTCGTGCGATCTGTCCTTTGGGCGCGCTACTCGGTTTGGTTTCCCGGTGGTCGATACTTGGCCTGCACAAAGATGCCTCGAGTTGCGACAAGTGCAGCCGTTGCCTCCTGAACTGCCAGGGCGGCGATGATCCTATCGGCGGATCTCCGTGGCGCAAGTCAGAATGCCTGATGTGCATGAACTGTGTTGGCAGTTGCCCGCACGATTCCTTGCAGTTCCACTTCTTCCGCAAAGAACCCGAAGTTGCATCGCCGGATCTCGGCCGACGCCGAACGCTGACTGGACTTGCGATTGGAGCTGCGGCCGTACCTCTGATGCGCGCGAATACTGGACTTGGCAAAAGCCGGGAAGATCGGTTGCTTCGTCCGCCAGGCTCGGTCGACGAACCCGACTTTCTCTCCCGTTGCATCCGCTGCGGCGAATGCATGAAGGTCTGCCCCAACAACTCGCTCCATCCGACTTTGACGCAAGCCGGACTCGAAGGCCTGTGGACACCCACGCTGGTTCCACGGATCGGCTACTGCGAACCAAGTTGCGTGCTGTGCTCCGAGGTATGCCCCACCGGCGCCATCTGGCAGATCACGCCAAAGGACAAGGGGTGGGTTGTTGGCGTGAGCGGCACGCAGCACCAGCCCGTCCGCCTGGGCACCGCATTCTATGATCGCGGCCGCTGTCTGCCATGGGCCCTCGCCACAGATTGCATCGTCTGCGAGGAGTGGTGTCCAGTTTCGCCCAAAGCTATTTACGTCGAAGAAGCACAGGTGGTCGACGCTGCTGGGAATACAAAAACGGTAAAGCAGCCACGAGTCGACCCAAGCCGCTGCGTAGGTTGCGGTGCGTGTGAATACGCCTGCCCGCTGCAGGAACGGCCTGCCGTCTACGTCACGAGTATTGGTGAAAGCCGTTCGCCCAGCAGCCAGATTCTTTTGAACAGAACTTAAAGAGGGATTGAATGAATATGAAGCGATCGACTTTGTACCTTATTGGAACCTTGGTTATATCCTTGCTCGCCTGCGGAGCTCTCTCGGGATGCAAGAAGAAAAGTGCAAATCCATTCCCGGCGTCGGGCACAGTTGCAGGTTGGGAAAAGTCGAGTGAAACGCGCACCTTCGCACCCAAAGACTTGTGGCAGTACATCGACGGCGACTCGGAGCAATTCATACAGGCCGGCGTAGTTTCCACAGCCACCTCCGATTACAAATATCAGGGACAACTCGAGGCCGTTGTCGATGTCTACACCATGGGTGGACCCGATGGTGCACAGACCATCCTCGAACGCGGGCAAACCAAAGAGGCGCAGAGCGCTCAGGTGGGCGATGAAGGCCTGCAGTACGCGCAAAGTGTGAGCTTTCGCAAGGGCCCCTATCTTGTGCGCATCGTTGCTTACCAGTCTTCCGCATCCGCTCCGCAAGCGTTGATGGCGCTGGCGCATGGTGTCGAAGCAAACCTGTAATGAACCCCGGCACGGCCGATTTTCAGGAACGGGAGTACCAAAATGACAAGCCGTAGAGATTTTTTGAAGGAAGCTGCAACCGGAGCTGTAATCCTCGGCACACATAGCAGCCTGGGATTGACGCACGCGCTCGATCCGCACACTGAGCAGGAAAAGTCCAGAGTCATCATCGCTCGCGATGCGGCGTTGCACAGTTCCGATGGAAAGCTCGACGAAAAGCGCGTTGGCGACCTGCTCGACCGCGCTATCGCTACATATACGGGACGCAAGCGCCCCGTAGATGCATGGAAGCATATTGTTCTCGAAGGCGGCGCCAAAGAGAAGGTGATCGGGCTCAAGACCAACGGGCTTGGCGGCAAAGGGATTTCCACTCATGCCGTCCTCGCATACGCAATCGCGGAACGCTTGCAGCAGGCCGGCGTAAAGCCCGGCAACATCCTCATCTGGGACAGGAACGCGCGCGACCTCGAGGCATGCGGATTGACGATCAATACTGATCCGAGCCGCGTTCGCTGCTTCGGTTCCGATTCTGTGGGCTTCGAAGATGCCGTAGAGAAGTGGGGATCGTCGCACGCTCGCTTCTCGCGGATTTTGACGCGCGAATGTGCGATGGTGATCAACCTGCCGATTCTAAAAGATCACAGCATGTCTGGCGTTACCTTCGCCATGAAGAATATGTACGGCGTGGTCGAGCGTCCGCAGGAACTGCACGCAGGCGGCTGTAATCCAGGTGTGGCCGATCTGAACGCGTTTCCAGTGATCCAACAAAAGATCAAGCTCACCATCGGCGATGCCATGACCTCTGTATACGAAGGTGGTCCGGGGTTCAGACCGGAGCATCTGTGGCAACCCAACGCGCTCATCGTGGGCGAAGACCGCGTAGCCATTGATCAGATCGCTTGGGGAATCCTGGAAAAGAAGCGCGCCGAAGTCGGGCTGAAGACGCTGGAAGCGGTTGGCCGCCCGCCTCGCTACATTGCCACCGCCGCTGACTCGACGCATGCACTCGGCGTGAATGATCCGCGGCACATCAAGGTGATCGAAGTTTGACCGCAGGAACGGTATGAGCAACGAGAGCGAAGGCAAGCTAAACGAGACCGAAGGCACTAGTGACGCGACTCCGCATGGGATGACGCGCCGCGAAGCGCTGTTGCAATTGCTGCGCGTGGGCGGCATCGCGGCTGGTGCGGCAGGCGGCGGCGTCTGGCTCAGCGAGCGCAGCCGCCGTCCCGTGCCTGTCCTTGCACAACAAGCGCGGAAAGATCATCGCATCACCTCGAACAAGCAGTGGCCAAATCTCACGGTGGCACAGTACGCGATGGATGGAAGCGGTCCGCAATCTGGCGAACCGCGTGCTCTCGTGCAGAGAGCTCTCGAGAATCTCGGCGGCATGAGCCGATTCATCGCCCACCAGGATGTCGTGGTCATCAAACCCAACATCGCTTGGGACCGCACACCCGAACAGGCCGCTAACACCAATCCTGAGCTGGTAGCGGAAGTTGTGCGTCAATGTTGGCAAGCTGGCGCGAAACGCGTCATCGTTACCGACGTGAGTTGCAACGAAGCCCAGCGTTGTTCCCATCGCTCGGGAATTGAAGCAGCCGCACGATCCGCTGACGCCGAAGTCATTCTGCCTGATCCCGAAAAGTTCCGCGAGGTAGATATGGGCGGCGTGGTGCTCAAAAGCTGGCCCGTGTTCACGCCATTTCTCGAAGCCGATAAAATTCTCAATCTTCCCATCGCCAAACATCACGAACTTACCGGCGCCACACTCGGGATGAAGAATTGGTACGGCATTCTTGGCGGCCAGCGTAACCGTCTCCATCAGCAGATTCACCAAAGCCTCGCCGATCTCGCTGCCTTCATGTTGCCTACTCTGACCATCATGGATTGCTACCGCATCTTGGTGCGTAACGGCCCGACCGGCGGCAACCTCGAAGACGTCGTGCTTAAAAAGACCGTCGTCGCCGGGACCGATCCTGTGGCTCTCGATGCATATGTAGCCAAAGCTTATTGGAATCTCGACGCCGAGCACTTGCCGTATTTGCAGTTGGCTGCAAATCGCGGTCTTGGGGTTGTGGAGTTCGAAAAGCTTGACGTTCAGGTAAGCCAGTTGGCTTAACCGCACACAACATCATCTTTCGAGATTTCACTGTAGAATCCCATTGGGGCTGCGATGATGCCGTGCTCCTCAGAACACTTCCTCAGTCACACAGAAGGGTGCTAATCCGCCAAACACAACAACCCTGCATCGAACTAGTCTTGCACTATAAAAGCGTTTCGTTTCCAAGTCCCGTCAAGTCGAAAGGGTGCCGCAGTGACGTTGAGCGTGCAAGAGCAGTTCGGACAGATTGATATTTATGTCTTCGATCAAATTCTGCGCGGAAACATCGCACGCGGGATGCGCGTGCTCGATGCCGGTTGCGGATACGGGCGCAATCTCGTTTACCTGATGCGCGAAGGATGCGAGATCTTTGCGCTGGATCAGGATCCTGCGGGCGTTGACCATGTTCGCGCGCTGTCTGAGTCATTGGGAACGAACCTGCTCGCGGAGAATTTTCAAGTTGGTGCAATCGAGCACATGCCGTTCGCCGACGCTCTTGCAGACGTAGTGATCTGTTCGTCGGTTCTCCACTTCGCCCGCGATGACGAGCATTTTCGAGCGATGCTTGCCGAACTCTGGCGAGTGTTAAAGCCCGGCGGCATGTTGTTCTGCCGACTGGGATCGCGCATCGGAATGGATTTCGAGAGAGTTGGCGGCAATCGCTTCATCGTCGGAGATGGCTCCAAGTGGTACCTCGTCGACGAAGAAATGCTCTTGGATCTAACTGAAGAGATGAACGCGGTGCTGGTAGATCCCTTGAAGACAACCATCGTGCAGGACTATCGCTGTATGACAACATGGGTGCTGAGAAAAAGAGGATGAATCGACGCGCACCCGTTTGGACATAGGACTAGCGGGATTTCTAACGGCAGATGGGGAATGCGCGGTTGGGCGCAGATTCCTCAGCCGCCGTATGGCATTGGCGGAACTTTGCCCAAAAGCCGCGCATAAACGCATAAAGCACCGCGATGATGCGCCGTGTGCTCTACCATAGCCCAGACGATTTCGCTCATCGGCTGCCCACCCATGATCGGACCTGGCGGAAGGGGATGCGCAAGTTCCTCCGGCGTCCTGGACCGAAGGAACTGAACAGCCCGCTCGCACGCAGCGACGAAATTTACGCGTGCCGCCGTAAGCGATTTCATCTCCCTCCAGATCCTGCTCTCCTCTTCAAAGTTGAGATCGAATCCTTCTGGCCGCGATGCGCCATCGATGAACCAGTTGAGAGTTTGTGCGGCATGCGCCACCTGCTGCGCTACCGTCATCATCTCTTCACGCGGGCGGAACTCCGAGTCAGCCTCTGCCAGAACGCTGGTGGAGCGCTCAAAGAAAACCTTGCTCGCAAGGATCTGAGTGGCAAAATCATAAAGCGTTGCTGTGTGATTCATGCGCGGCATAGTAGCAGAGTCGGCAAGATTGCACAGTGAGGAACTCAAAAAAGACGAAAGCCCCACCGGGTCCGGTGAGGCTCTCGCTGCAAAAATTGTTTTCCGTCAGGGTCTGTCGTAGAAGCGGAAGAACAGGGATGGCTTCGCGCAGGGTTCGGCACGCGCCACCAGTTCCGTCTGCTGCTTGTCGTTGATCGGCGTGAAGTCCCGTGCCAACTGCACGTTCTCTTCAAGCTGCGCAATCGTATCGCAACCGATAATCACCGTGCTCACCGGTCGCGACAGGGTGTAGTTCATCGCTTCGCGCATGGTCAGCGTGCCGGGCTTGTCGGTCTGGATCGTCATGCCTTCCCACGAATGTTTCTGCTGCTCGATCGGCGGCGGCGTCCACGTGGAAAGAATGCGTCCACGCCCGGGAATCTTCATTCCGATAATGCCCATCTGCTTTTCGACTGCCAGCGGCAGCAGTGCTTCGTTGAAGCTGTAGTGATGTGGATCGGCGGCGTTCATCGCCATCAAAATACAGTCGAAATCATGGCGGTGAATGCACTCGATCAGCGCTTCGGGCCGGTAATGCCCAGTGATGCCGAGATAGCGCACCACCTTCTGTTGCTGCATGTCGAGCAGAGCCTCCATCGCGCCGCCCTTGGCAAATATCTGGTCGACGTCAAACATGGTGCCGACGTCGTGCAACTGCCACAGATCCACATGATCGGTTTGCAGCAACTGCAGCGACTTCTCGATCATGCGCATCGACGCTTCGCGTGTCCGCTCCTTGGTCTTCGTCGCCAGAAACGCTTCGTTGCGGCGCTTCGCCATGACCTTGCCGACATACTGCTCGCTCCAGCGTTCCGGGCCGCCATAAATCGATGACGTGTCGATGTAGTTCACTCCAAGATCGAGCGCGCGCTCCACAATCGGCACCGCAACGTCAAAGTTGTTTGCCTTCTCCAGGGACGCCTGTCCACCCAACGAGAAGATGCCCACTTTATAACCCGTTTTGCCCAGATTGCGTGTGGGCATGGCCGCAGGGGTACGAGGGTTCGAAGGCAAGCCTGGCAGCGATTTGTTCGGCGTCACAGCAAATGCGGACGGCGTAAGAAGCGCTGCGGTCGCCGCACCGCCAATCTTCAAAAAGTCGCGACGGCCCTTATTGCGGGGCGATGCAGAGGTCTCTTTGCTCATGAAGTTGCTCCTCGATCGATCAAAATGCGGGCGACTCCATCATAAACCCGCTTGCTCTGACCATGGTTTCCAACACGGGAATCAGAAAACCATGCCGATATTTGCTAATCTAACAATCAGGGAGCCCAATCATGAACATTACTTCCCCGTTCCTGGTCGTACCGGTAATCGTGGCGGTCTTCTTCGCGTGCATTCTGTGGTCAACCGGCGGCACCGCGGATGGAAGAACGGAAGGCAGTCATCCGGAGCACGGCGCACATTGATTCCTTTCTGCTCACCTTCCGGGCACAACTGAACGCAACTCTATTCCGACTGGAATTAAATTACATTCCCTGGCGGACCGAGAAACTTCGTAAATAAGAAAAGGCCGCTGCGTAGTGACGCAGCGGCCTTCGATTTGCAACCCATTTATTGCGGTTTCTTTTCGTCTTTCTTCTCATCCTTCTTCGAGTCTTTATTGTTGTTCTGTTTCTGATTGTTCGGTGGTGGATTCGGCTGCCGTGGAGCAGCGTCCTGTCTTGGCCTTGGCTGATCGGCCTGACGGTTCGGTGGTGGAGGAGCTTGCCTTTCCTGCGGCTGATACGTCGGCCGTTGCGGCGGAGGCGCAACGTCCCGCTGTTGTGGCGGAGGCTGAACTGGCCGACTCTGAGGCGGTGGCTCAACTTCGCGCTGCTGCGGTGGAGGCTGCACCGGGCGACTTTGCGGCGGACTGTTCGCAGGCGGCAGAGGCGTTACATCTTGATGCCGGTTAGGCTGCGTCGGTCCAAACTCCTGCCGGTTTTGCGGCGGAGCCGGATTCGGTGGCTGCTGCTGATTAGGCCGTGGCTGCTGCTGATAGTTGGGTGGCTGGTTGTTGGGCTGCTGATAACTCGGCCGCGCAGGCTGCTGCGTGTTTGGAGGCGGCGGAACCGGTCTTCCATTCGGCTGCACACCAGGAGCCACGGGTTGACGATCCTGCGGCTGTCGTTCGTTATTGTCCGGCATCGGATTTTGGCGGTCCTGTTGTTGGTAATTTGGTGGCTGAACCGGCCTGCCCGTCGGTTGCACACCGGGGGCTACAGGCTGCGGACGCTGCTGCTGATTATTGTTTGCCGGTGGATTTTGATTCACCTGTGGATTACCCAACTGGGGATTGATTGGCCGCTGAGTTCCCTGCACGGGAGCAACCGGGTTCGCTCGAGGCGCTCCTCCTGGATAAGGACTATTGGGCGCGTTGGGGCGCTGGTCCTGACTGCCCTGTGTTACTGGCATCTGGTTCCCTCGCCCACGGTTTGGAGCCGGAGCCGCAACAATCGTACGACCGGGTAAAGGCCTGATCTGCGGTTGTTGCCTCACTGGGGGAGCAACCGGAGTGGCACCCGGCCGGGCAACAATCTGCCTGCCCTG
It encodes:
- the larB gene encoding nickel pincer cofactor biosynthesis protein LarB; protein product: MDRSQIEALLKDVQANQTSVPDALERLKDLPFEDLGFAKLDHHRALRTGMPEVIFAAGKTPDQVARIFSHMAKAGGNVLATRASRECFDGVSKVEPRATYHEMARAITLEQSTAPRGKGNICVVCAGTSDLPVAEEAAITTRLMGNPTELVADVGVAGIHRLLAQKQALQSARVLIVCAGMEGALPTVVAGLVNAPVLAVPTSIGYGASFGGVAALLGMLNTCSPNVSVVNIDNGFGAACIASLINHME
- the larE gene encoding ATP-dependent sacrificial sulfur transferase LarE, whose amino-acid sequence is MSISTDITSDAAPAVAKLHTLEDRLRALGSLMVAYSGGVDSAFLAATAHRVLGDRMLAVLADSPSLARRDMEQAAAFAASRGIPLRVIQTEELDKPEYQRNDANRCFHCKTELFEGMKKLGAELGFAQTAYGMNADDRRDYRPGQRAAEEHEVLAPLAEVGLTKQEIRTLAKEAGYTLWDRPAAPCLSSRVEYGRAVTREVLEQVERGEESLRQLGFREFRVRHHGEMARVEISRTEMPRAFSMEMMDRISAELRNAGFKYVTLDTTGFRSGSLNAVLPAEVLMRRGA
- a CDS encoding DUF6599 family protein; protein product: MNMKRSTLYLIGTLVISLLACGALSGCKKKSANPFPASGTVAGWEKSSETRTFAPKDLWQYIDGDSEQFIQAGVVSTATSDYKYQGQLEAVVDVYTMGGPDGAQTILERGQTKEAQSAQVGDEGLQYAQSVSFRKGPYLVRIVAYQSSASAPQALMALAHGVEANL
- a CDS encoding 4Fe-4S binding protein, translating into MAHSRLPHLRRISQIFFLLLFIALLIFTSMRPASATTGDIHMRAPVRMFFVLDPLVAIANALATRALYRGLLWSLAILLPTLFLGRFFCGWICPMGTLQHFVGNMRSEAKRGKQRIESNRYKRWQTIKYVVLIGGLVAASFGSMIIGTLDPFSLLVRSIGLAVLPAFNFATRAVLVPMEHSHVLAVRTIGESLHTILQATVLDFRQAHFAQSLVLGILFLIILWASMRITRFWCRAICPLGALLGLVSRWSILGLHKDASSCDKCSRCLLNCQGGDDPIGGSPWRKSECLMCMNCVGSCPHDSLQFHFFRKEPEVASPDLGRRRTLTGLAIGAAAVPLMRANTGLGKSREDRLLRPPGSVDEPDFLSRCIRCGECMKVCPNNSLHPTLTQAGLEGLWTPTLVPRIGYCEPSCVLCSEVCPTGAIWQITPKDKGWVVGVSGTQHQPVRLGTAFYDRGRCLPWALATDCIVCEEWCPVSPKAIYVEEAQVVDAAGNTKTVKQPRVDPSRCVGCGACEYACPLQERPAVYVTSIGESRSPSSQILLNRT
- the larC gene encoding nickel pincer cofactor biosynthesis protein LarC, whose product is MECFSGISGDMLLGALVDAGVPFELLQDTTASLNVGARLEMQKVSRGGLAGAKIDVIVENENAAAHDHDHHEHSHSPSHDHGPAQGHSHEHMHADGTVHAHDHVHEHAHQPHRSLSAILAIINHAPISDAVKTRARRAFQLLGEAEAKIHSMPIESVHFHEVGAVDTIIDIVCSAVGCAHLGVDRWLASPLNVGSGTVECAHGTLPVPAPATLALLGNAPIYASGLPMERVTPTGAAILRMLDVEYAPLPAMRIAASGYGAGGRDTPGQANLLRLLIGEEADQHTATEPIAIMETVIDDSSPQLIAYVSEVLLEAGAWDVYRIPVQMKKGRTGMQMTVLCHPDKVSALRDLLFRETTTIGLHWRIENKISLSREFKVVQTEWGPVRMKIARWPSGEIANVAPEYEDCKRIAAAHSVPLKQVTEQAKRMFAAVHEEER
- a CDS encoding IS1595 family transposase; translation: MDVPETLTAAIAYFSDPQRAFEAAVEFRWPGGNVTCPRCDQAKFSFIKTRRIWFCYVCKKQFTVKVGTVMEDSPLGLDKWMCAIWMLANCKNGISSYELAKNLGIRQQSAWFMLHRIREAMKQEHKGKFGFGGPVEADEVYIGPVAAKMHKSRKAKVQARDGLKGGYVGKTAVHGMLDRELRQVRAKVLPNIKRETLQNAILNNVTPFAKVYTDEAMQYDGLSKQFIHKVVNHSHEYVNGKVHTNGIENFWSLLKRTLRGTYVAVEPFHLDHYIDEQVFRFNNRATKDNKLTDADRFALVMMQVAGKRLTYAQLTGKGTDSIHHPEAGTGQEEQPF